A genomic segment from Candidatus Peregrinibacteria bacterium encodes:
- a CDS encoding phage holin family protein has product MSHLFRHIILGILANALALFVVQYFLKDSGFLIEPEIKGFILVGFALGLLNTFVRPMLKLISLPFVILSLGLFLIVINAIILGIVEYLFNTTFQQSLGVTFHVGGGIFSYFLAAFLLSVFNSLTHWILKTK; this is encoded by the coding sequence ATGTCTCATCTTTTCAGACACATTATTCTCGGAATTCTCGCCAATGCGCTCGCGCTTTTTGTGGTGCAATATTTTTTAAAAGACAGCGGTTTTCTCATTGAGCCGGAGATAAAAGGTTTTATTCTTGTGGGATTTGCGCTCGGGCTTCTCAATACTTTTGTGCGCCCAATGCTGAAGCTCATAAGCCTTCCCTTTGTCATTCTTTCTCTCGGACTCTTTCTCATTGTCATCAATGCCATCATCCTCGGGATTGTGGAATATCTTTTTAATACTACGTTTCAGCAAAGTCTTGGAGTTACATTTCATGTGGGAGGCGGAATTTTCTCCTACTTTCTTGCAGCGTTTCTCCTCTCGGTTTTTAACTCCCTGACGCATTGGATTCTTAAGACAAAATAG